One stretch of Chitinophaga pendula DNA includes these proteins:
- a CDS encoding PAS domain S-box protein, which produces MSNGGILSFEASQISGTGLPYQEFLNSVPIAAYTCNSDGYIQLFNETAAVLFGRRLQPGVDRWVAWWKAYQMDGTPLAPEASPMAIALREKGPVYGHQLIIERPDGVRRVITPYPKAIVDEQGQVTGGINFVIDVTEETQVASEHVNRLAAIVTSSDDAIISKTLDGIITSWNASAQRIFGYTAEEIIGKSILTIIPQDRQQEEVVIQQRLRQGERIEHFETKRITKNGEILDIALTVSPIKDSFGKIIGASKIIRDVTAQQMAERQIRESETLFRMAVESTRLGTWEYLSMQDHFTWSEESRRIWGFPKDIPVSYQTLLQQVHPEDLDHLKRNALMAMTPDQGGHYNAQFRIFHYQDHQLRWVKAQGRVFFSADGQLERFIGTVLDITEEKLARESLEKTVQERTAALIAMNEELQRSNHDLEQFAYIASHDLQEPLRKIQTFTSVLQEQPDTPELREKYFPRIMQAANRMSKLIKDVLNYSRLSQSTLLKETIDLNQVLRDVLSEFDVLIEEKQAQIYVDHLPFVQGVYIQLQQLFANLLSNALKFCDTTPVITISHSLSPDRPHPHFYCVVIADKGIGFEQRYADKIFDIFKRLNSREQYAGTGVGLALCKKIMENHRGSIIAHSEPGKGTTFHLYFPLIEKEH; this is translated from the coding sequence ATGAGTAACGGTGGAATATTGTCATTTGAAGCCAGCCAGATCAGTGGCACAGGGCTGCCTTACCAGGAATTCCTGAACAGTGTTCCCATTGCCGCTTATACTTGCAATAGTGACGGTTATATCCAATTATTCAACGAGACGGCGGCGGTTTTGTTCGGCCGGCGTTTACAACCCGGGGTAGACAGGTGGGTGGCGTGGTGGAAAGCGTATCAGATGGACGGTACTCCTTTAGCGCCGGAGGCCTCTCCGATGGCGATTGCGCTACGGGAAAAAGGACCGGTATATGGTCATCAGCTGATCATTGAGCGGCCTGACGGTGTACGGCGGGTGATCACCCCTTATCCGAAAGCGATTGTGGATGAGCAGGGGCAGGTGACTGGCGGGATCAATTTTGTGATCGATGTGACAGAGGAGACACAAGTGGCTTCGGAGCATGTAAACCGGTTGGCGGCGATCGTTACTTCTTCTGACGATGCGATTATCAGCAAGACGCTGGACGGCATTATCACCAGCTGGAATGCGTCGGCGCAGCGTATATTTGGTTATACGGCGGAGGAAATCATTGGTAAATCCATCCTTACGATCATTCCGCAAGACCGTCAGCAGGAGGAGGTAGTGATACAGCAACGTCTCCGTCAGGGAGAAAGGATAGAACATTTTGAGACCAAACGGATTACTAAAAACGGGGAGATACTGGATATTGCGTTGACGGTCTCTCCTATTAAGGATAGTTTCGGTAAGATCATCGGGGCATCGAAGATCATCCGGGATGTAACAGCGCAGCAGATGGCGGAGCGGCAGATCCGGGAGAGCGAAACGTTGTTCCGGATGGCGGTGGAGTCCACCCGTTTGGGTACATGGGAGTATCTGTCTATGCAAGATCATTTCACCTGGTCGGAAGAGAGCCGTCGTATCTGGGGGTTTCCGAAGGATATACCTGTCAGTTACCAGACGTTGTTGCAGCAGGTGCATCCGGAAGACCTGGATCATCTGAAGCGCAATGCGCTGATGGCGATGACACCGGACCAGGGCGGGCATTACAATGCACAGTTCCGTATCTTCCATTACCAGGATCACCAGTTGCGTTGGGTGAAGGCGCAGGGCCGTGTATTTTTCTCTGCTGATGGTCAGCTGGAGCGTTTTATCGGTACAGTGCTGGATATTACTGAGGAAAAGCTGGCCCGGGAAAGTTTGGAGAAGACGGTACAAGAACGTACTGCTGCACTGATCGCTATGAATGAGGAGTTGCAACGTTCGAACCACGACCTGGAGCAGTTTGCCTACATCGCGAGTCATGACCTGCAGGAACCGTTGCGTAAGATACAGACCTTTACTTCCGTACTGCAGGAGCAGCCGGATACGCCGGAGTTGCGTGAGAAATATTTCCCGCGGATCATGCAGGCCGCCAACCGTATGTCGAAGCTGATCAAGGACGTACTGAATTATTCCCGGTTGTCGCAGTCTACCTTACTTAAAGAAACGATCGACCTTAACCAGGTGCTGAGAGATGTGTTGTCGGAGTTTGACGTATTGATCGAAGAAAAGCAGGCACAGATCTATGTTGATCATTTACCCTTCGTACAAGGGGTGTATATACAATTGCAGCAGTTGTTTGCCAACCTGCTGAGCAATGCACTGAAGTTTTGCGATACTACTCCTGTCATTACTATCAGTCATTCACTTTCTCCTGACCGCCCGCATCCTCATTTTTATTGCGTGGTCATTGCGGATAAGGGTATTGGTTTTGAGCAGCGTTATGCGGACAAGATATTCGATATCTTCAAGCGGTTGAACAGTCGTGAGCAGTACGCAGGTACTGGTGTTGGCCTGGCGCTTTGTAAAAAGATCATGGAGAATCACCGGGGCAGTATTATTGCACATAGTGAGCCTGGTAAAGGCACTACCTTCCATCTTTATTTCCCGCTTATAGAAAAAGAGCACTAG
- a CDS encoding MlaE family ABC transporter permease: MESTEQTEKPVISKKVDGFFISIFNIFRFIGRFFREVFWPPFEIKELIRQVYQVGYKSLALISLTGFITGLVFTKQSRPSLAEFGATSWLPSLISIAVIRALAPLVTALICAGKVGSSIGAELASMKVTEQIDAMEVSAINPFKYLVVTRILATTICLPLLMFYTGMVGMAGSYLDVHLNEQTSLSAFLQSAFTNITFLDFWSSLAKTTIFGFTIGVVSCYQGYNATQGTQGVGKAANISVVVSMFLIFIEEIIIVQLVNSIR; the protein is encoded by the coding sequence ATGGAATCAACCGAGCAAACGGAGAAACCAGTTATTTCGAAGAAGGTAGACGGTTTTTTCATCAGTATTTTCAACATTTTCCGGTTTATAGGCCGTTTTTTCCGAGAGGTGTTTTGGCCTCCATTTGAGATCAAGGAGTTGATCCGGCAGGTATACCAGGTAGGTTACAAGTCGCTGGCGCTGATCAGTCTGACGGGATTTATTACGGGGTTGGTATTCACTAAGCAGTCGAGGCCGTCGCTGGCGGAGTTTGGGGCTACTTCGTGGTTGCCATCGCTGATCTCTATTGCGGTGATCAGGGCGTTGGCGCCGTTAGTGACGGCGCTGATCTGTGCTGGTAAGGTAGGGTCGAGTATTGGTGCGGAGTTGGCGTCAATGAAGGTAACGGAGCAAATCGATGCGATGGAAGTATCGGCGATCAATCCTTTTAAGTACCTGGTGGTGACTCGTATCCTGGCGACTACGATCTGTCTGCCGTTGCTCATGTTCTACACTGGTATGGTGGGTATGGCAGGGTCTTACCTGGATGTACATTTGAATGAGCAAACCAGTCTGAGTGCTTTTCTGCAAAGTGCGTTCACTAATATCACTTTTCTGGATTTCTGGTCATCGCTGGCGAAGACGACCATTTTTGGTTTTACCATTGGTGTGGTCAGTTGTTACCAGGGATATAATGCCACACAAGGTACCCAAGGTGTGGGAAAAGCGGCCAATATCTCGGTGGTGGTTTCTATGTTCCTCATTTTTATTGAGGAGATCATTATTGTTCAACTGGTAAATTCGATCCGATAA
- a CDS encoding response regulator: MKETTQCLLIDDDKDDQEIFLLALEGTGLKLHCRVVASATAALELLEQERTLPDIIFLDMNMPRMSGKEFLVMIKQYSKLSHIPIVMCSTSADEKEVRECRSLGAADYIIKSPSLTHFRNILAQCLRQLMHSTS; encoded by the coding sequence ATGAAAGAAACGACCCAATGTTTATTGATAGATGACGATAAAGACGACCAAGAGATCTTTCTGCTGGCTTTGGAGGGAACGGGATTGAAGCTGCATTGCCGGGTAGTGGCCAGTGCGACTGCTGCATTGGAATTACTGGAGCAAGAGCGGACATTACCGGATATTATTTTCCTGGATATGAATATGCCCCGGATGTCGGGCAAGGAATTCCTGGTGATGATCAAACAATATAGCAAGCTGTCACACATTCCTATTGTGATGTGTTCTACTTCGGCGGATGAGAAAGAGGTCAGGGAATGCCGGTCGTTAGGGGCGGCGGACTACATTATCAAGTCTCCCAGTCTGACACACTTTCGTAATATCCTAGCACAATGTTTGCGGCAGCTGATGCATTCTACTTCTTAA
- the dusB gene encoding tRNA dihydrouridine synthase DusB translates to MVKIDHIVLPDFPLLLAPMEDVSDPPFRAVCKENGADLMYTEFISSEGLIRDAIKSRKKLDIFDYERPIGIQIFGGDEDSLAMAAKIVDVTNPDLLDINFGCPVKKVACKGAGAGVLKDIDLMVRLTDACVRATKLPVTVKTRLGWDEQTKNIEEVAERLQDVGIKALSIHGRTRSQMYKGEADWTLIAKVKNNPRIHIPIFGNGDIDSPQKALEYKNRYGVDGIMIGRAAIGYPWIFREIKHYVQTGEIMAGPTLEERIGVCKTHLRKSLEWKGPIVGINEMRRHYANYLKGLPNIKEFRNRLVVLKTQEEIEAVLDEVHTTYQGYEVPRTPIELINYHEKCPV, encoded by the coding sequence TTGGTAAAGATTGATCATATAGTATTACCGGATTTCCCGCTGTTGCTCGCTCCTATGGAGGATGTGAGCGATCCGCCATTCCGTGCAGTATGTAAGGAGAACGGTGCTGACCTGATGTATACGGAGTTCATTTCCAGTGAGGGGTTGATCCGGGATGCTATTAAGAGCCGTAAAAAGCTGGATATTTTCGATTACGAGCGTCCTATTGGTATCCAGATCTTCGGTGGTGATGAGGACAGCCTGGCGATGGCGGCGAAAATAGTGGATGTTACCAATCCGGATCTGCTGGACATCAACTTTGGCTGCCCTGTAAAGAAGGTAGCCTGTAAAGGTGCCGGCGCTGGAGTACTGAAGGATATAGACCTGATGGTACGGTTGACGGATGCCTGTGTACGCGCCACTAAGTTGCCGGTGACGGTAAAAACGAGGTTAGGCTGGGATGAGCAGACTAAAAACATTGAAGAGGTAGCGGAGCGGTTGCAAGATGTGGGCATTAAAGCACTGTCTATCCATGGCCGTACCCGTAGCCAGATGTATAAGGGTGAGGCGGACTGGACACTGATTGCCAAGGTGAAGAACAATCCCCGTATTCATATTCCTATTTTCGGGAATGGCGATATTGACAGTCCGCAGAAGGCATTGGAATATAAGAACCGTTATGGTGTCGATGGCATTATGATCGGCCGTGCAGCGATTGGTTATCCCTGGATATTCCGGGAGATCAAACACTATGTGCAGACGGGTGAGATCATGGCAGGGCCTACGCTGGAGGAACGTATTGGTGTGTGCAAGACACATCTCCGCAAGTCATTGGAATGGAAAGGACCTATTGTAGGTATTAACGAGATGCGTCGTCATTATGCCAATTACTTGAAGGGCTTACCTAATATCAAGGAGTTCAGGAACCGGCTGGTGGTGTTGAAGACGCAGGAGGAAATAGAGGCGGTGCTGGATGAGGTGCATACTACTTACCAGGGATATGAGGTACCGCGTACACCGATCGAGCTGATCAACTACCACGAGAAATGTCCTGTTTAA
- a CDS encoding glycosyl hydrolase family 18 protein has protein sequence MKQHPLLQALLLLLLLAAAACMKPNPIGPGPFPDPDPKVKPVPLNGNVLRVAYIEVNDHDLSNAGCFQLDSTKSRFFDVAVVFAANINGRVDSPFLHFNNNVKAALSAQKGYVDQLHAKGIKVLLDVLGNHDPAGWTTFTDEGVADMFAKELADCVQKYNLDGIDIDDEYSSGPSNDTSLIMVTKAMRKYMPGKIISKFLFADASDFSATWRGQRLSDYLDLGFCNYGVTNVQTYLNGGMTKDKISLSVELNFNSGSSITNMANYIKNNNFGGMMFFNVNPNATNQLSTAAQVLDKQRVTTPSECLKNWVKQPDGPIYPGSWK, from the coding sequence ATGAAACAACATCCACTATTGCAGGCTCTTTTATTGTTATTGCTGCTTGCTGCAGCGGCGTGTATGAAGCCGAACCCGATCGGTCCCGGTCCATTTCCCGACCCTGACCCCAAAGTAAAACCGGTGCCGCTGAACGGCAATGTTCTTCGAGTGGCCTATATTGAGGTGAATGATCACGATCTCAGCAATGCCGGTTGTTTTCAGCTGGACAGTACCAAAAGCCGCTTTTTTGATGTGGCGGTCGTTTTTGCCGCCAATATTAACGGTCGAGTAGACTCTCCCTTCCTGCATTTCAACAATAATGTAAAAGCAGCTTTAAGTGCCCAGAAGGGATATGTAGACCAGTTGCATGCCAAGGGTATCAAGGTATTGCTGGATGTATTGGGCAATCATGATCCGGCTGGCTGGACCACTTTTACGGATGAGGGGGTAGCGGATATGTTTGCCAAGGAGCTGGCGGATTGTGTACAGAAATATAACCTGGACGGCATCGATATTGACGATGAATATTCCAGCGGGCCATCGAATGATACTTCGTTGATCATGGTGACGAAGGCGATGCGTAAATACATGCCCGGCAAGATCATTTCCAAGTTCCTTTTTGCAGATGCTTCGGACTTCAGTGCTACCTGGCGCGGGCAGCGGTTGTCCGACTACCTGGACCTTGGATTCTGTAACTACGGTGTTACGAATGTGCAGACTTATCTGAATGGCGGTATGACGAAGGATAAGATCAGTCTCTCTGTGGAGCTGAACTTCAACAGTGGCAGTTCGATCACTAATATGGCCAACTATATTAAGAATAATAATTTTGGCGGTATGATGTTCTTCAATGTGAATCCGAATGCGACCAATCAGTTGAGTACGGCGGCGCAGGTGTTGGATAAGCAGCGGGTAACGACGCCCAGCGAATGTTTGAAAAACTGGGTAAAGCAACCTGACGGCCCTATCTATCCGGGCTCCTGGAAATAG
- a CDS encoding NAD-dependent epimerase/dehydratase family protein yields the protein MRPKILITGGAGFIGSYLCEQLYNKGYEITVLDNLAPQIHGEDNFQSSLYLRVKDIVRFVYGDIRDEALLQEVVAGQDYIVHLAAETSTGKSMYEMSRYTDVNITGTTRLLEAASLHKDRIQKIVVASSRAIYGEGKYRNASGHTVFPGMRKAAQLSAGIFDVLDPVSGHPLELVATSEDTIKDPSSIYGITKQSQEQLVMVGSKSLGIPAVALRFQNVYGPGQSLRNPYTGVLSTFSTRIRNGKDLNIFEDGLESRDFVYVSDVVQSIILALECDQANDEVFNVGTGVPITLLKVASLLEAAFGIEVPMHVSGNYRVGDIRHNYADLTKIREALGFVPTVPFEEGIRHFVAWVKEEPIAEDRYERSIHELIEKGLYR from the coding sequence ATGCGTCCAAAGATCCTGATTACCGGCGGCGCCGGTTTTATCGGCTCGTACCTGTGTGAACAGTTGTATAACAAAGGATATGAGATCACCGTATTAGACAACCTGGCCCCTCAAATACATGGAGAAGACAACTTCCAGTCCTCCCTGTACCTGCGCGTAAAAGACATTGTCCGCTTTGTCTATGGCGATATCCGCGATGAAGCACTGCTTCAGGAAGTAGTAGCCGGACAGGACTATATCGTGCACCTGGCAGCTGAAACGTCCACCGGAAAGTCCATGTACGAAATGTCCCGGTATACCGACGTCAACATCACCGGCACTACCCGACTGCTGGAAGCTGCCTCCTTACACAAAGACCGTATACAAAAGATCGTCGTAGCCTCCTCGCGCGCTATCTACGGAGAAGGTAAATACCGCAATGCCAGCGGCCACACCGTATTTCCCGGGATGCGCAAAGCCGCCCAGCTGTCCGCAGGGATATTCGATGTCCTCGATCCCGTCTCCGGACACCCCCTGGAACTCGTCGCCACCAGTGAAGACACCATCAAAGATCCGTCCTCAATATATGGCATCACCAAGCAGTCCCAGGAACAACTCGTCATGGTCGGCAGCAAAAGCCTGGGCATACCTGCCGTAGCACTGCGCTTCCAGAATGTGTATGGTCCCGGACAATCCCTCCGTAACCCCTACACCGGCGTGCTGTCGACGTTCTCCACCCGCATCCGCAATGGAAAAGATCTCAATATCTTCGAAGATGGACTGGAATCCCGCGACTTCGTATACGTATCAGATGTCGTACAATCCATCATACTGGCATTGGAATGCGATCAGGCGAACGATGAAGTTTTCAACGTAGGCACCGGTGTCCCCATCACCTTACTGAAAGTAGCCTCCTTGCTGGAAGCAGCCTTCGGCATCGAAGTCCCCATGCATGTATCCGGCAACTATCGCGTAGGAGATATCCGGCATAACTACGCCGACCTCACCAAGATCCGGGAAGCACTAGGCTTCGTCCCTACCGTTCCGTTTGAAGAGGGCATCCGGCATTTCGTAGCCTGGGTAAAAGAAGAACCCATAGCAGAAGATCGCTACGAACGTTCTATCCATGAGCTGATAGAAAAAGGATTGTACCGTTAG
- a CDS encoding MlaD family protein: protein MKESSTRRSVIVGIFILLALVIFGAAILVLGGQRKSFISAVTVKAVFHDVGGLSKGNNIWYSGVKVGTIRKITFVRTSEIEVMMDIDKSSREFIHKDVRAKVSSDGLVGNKIIALSGGSDKMPPIEDGDMIAVETSISTDEIMNTLQVNNKSLVEITGNLKVITKKIMDGQGTLGKLVNDEAVYDNLAGTLATLEKTAANTQRLTQGLADYTSKFQRKGTLANDLVTDTAVFANLRTTVAQLQQVAQHANGVVQNLNSATSSINDKLQTSNSPAGVLLNDQQAASDLKQTLSNLNVSTGKLDENMEALQHNFLLRGYFRKKAKREKKEQEAREKAIQRGDTTQIR, encoded by the coding sequence ATGAAAGAATCAAGTACAAGACGTTCTGTTATTGTAGGCATATTCATCCTGTTGGCGCTCGTCATTTTTGGGGCAGCGATACTCGTATTGGGCGGGCAGCGTAAATCGTTTATCAGTGCGGTTACTGTGAAAGCAGTTTTTCATGACGTAGGCGGTCTGTCCAAGGGTAATAACATCTGGTATTCAGGGGTAAAGGTGGGAACTATCCGCAAGATCACCTTTGTACGTACCAGTGAGATAGAGGTGATGATGGATATTGACAAGAGTTCACGAGAGTTCATCCACAAGGATGTGCGGGCGAAGGTGAGTTCTGATGGCTTGGTAGGTAACAAGATCATTGCGCTGAGTGGCGGATCGGACAAGATGCCTCCTATTGAAGATGGGGATATGATTGCGGTGGAGACTAGTATCAGTACGGATGAGATCATGAATACGCTGCAGGTGAATAATAAGAGCCTGGTGGAGATCACGGGTAACCTGAAGGTGATCACTAAAAAGATCATGGATGGTCAGGGTACGCTGGGCAAGCTGGTGAATGATGAAGCGGTATATGATAATCTGGCTGGTACGCTGGCCACGCTGGAGAAAACAGCGGCTAATACGCAGCGGCTGACGCAGGGATTGGCCGATTATACGTCCAAGTTCCAGCGTAAGGGTACGCTGGCCAACGACCTAGTGACCGATACGGCGGTATTTGCCAACCTGCGTACGACGGTGGCGCAGCTGCAGCAGGTGGCGCAGCATGCGAACGGGGTGGTACAGAACCTGAACAGTGCTACCAGTAGTATCAATGATAAGTTGCAGACCAGCAACTCTCCTGCGGGTGTATTACTGAATGACCAGCAAGCGGCATCTGACCTGAAGCAGACGCTGAGCAACCTGAATGTAAGCACGGGTAAACTGGATGAGAATATGGAGGCATTGCAGCATAACTTCCTGTTGCGGGGTTATTTCCGTAAGAAAGCCAAGCGCGAGAAGAAAGAGCAGGAGGCCCGTGAGAAAGCTATTCAGCGTGGCGATACGACACAGATCCGATAG
- a CDS encoding phosphatase PAP2 family protein, giving the protein MQDNLLLMRLFCWWCLFLVIAGQQVSAQQTDTLPSTPATVRTFPPLRQYYAPVSLLLAGIFVNGHGSEAIKYELVEERNEHIPHFHTRIDNYLQFSPIAIAYGLDAAGIKSRTDFANRTAILLKGEILMTSTVFLLKYTTHELRPDGSTYNSFPSGHTAQAFAAATFLSEEYKHRFPWMPYAAYGIAGSVGLLRMANNRHYISDVLVGAGMGILSMKMAYWTHRYRWNKHRKVPQPVPGQ; this is encoded by the coding sequence ATGCAGGACAATCTCCTGCTTATGCGTCTTTTTTGCTGGTGGTGCCTCTTCCTCGTAATAGCAGGTCAACAGGTCTCCGCCCAACAAACAGATACCTTACCATCCACGCCCGCAACCGTAAGAACATTTCCGCCGCTTCGCCAATACTATGCTCCCGTCAGCCTGCTCCTTGCCGGCATCTTCGTCAACGGGCATGGCAGCGAAGCCATTAAATATGAACTGGTGGAAGAAAGAAACGAACATATCCCACATTTCCACACCCGTATCGATAACTACCTGCAATTTTCCCCGATAGCCATCGCCTACGGCCTGGATGCCGCCGGCATAAAAAGCCGGACCGATTTCGCCAACAGGACCGCCATCCTCCTCAAAGGCGAAATACTGATGACCAGTACCGTATTCCTCCTCAAATACACCACACACGAACTACGACCCGATGGCAGCACCTACAACTCATTTCCCTCCGGCCACACCGCCCAGGCGTTCGCAGCTGCCACCTTTCTCAGCGAAGAATACAAACACCGGTTTCCCTGGATGCCCTATGCCGCCTATGGCATAGCCGGCTCGGTAGGACTACTGCGCATGGCCAACAACCGTCACTACATCAGCGATGTACTGGTAGGCGCCGGCATGGGCATCTTATCCATGAAAATGGCCTACTGGACCCATCGCTATAGGTGGAACAAACACCGCAAAGTACCGCAGCCCGTACCGGGACAATAA
- a CDS encoding ABC transporter ATP-binding protein codes for MKDFTPEINWDEPVISIKDLYKSFGNNHVLRGVDLQLHKGENIVVLGRSGTGKSVLIKIIAGLLTQDAGTVNVLGQDVANLDVHALRELRLQVGFCFQHGALYDSMTVGENLSFPLKRNAPGLKKQEIERRIEVVLEAVGLAQTANQMPAELSGGQRKRIGIARTLILRPQIMLYDEPTAGLDPITCTEINNLINQVQRRFNTSSIIITHDLTCAKATGDNIAVMKEGKFIKTGNFDEIFTSNDELIREFYDYNFIQ; via the coding sequence ATGAAAGATTTTACACCTGAAATAAACTGGGATGAACCGGTGATTAGTATTAAGGACTTATATAAGTCTTTTGGTAATAATCATGTGTTACGTGGCGTGGACCTGCAGTTGCACAAGGGGGAGAATATTGTAGTGCTTGGGCGCTCCGGTACGGGAAAGTCTGTGTTGATCAAGATCATTGCGGGGTTGTTGACGCAGGATGCGGGTACGGTGAATGTGTTGGGGCAGGACGTGGCGAACCTGGATGTGCATGCATTGCGGGAGCTGAGACTGCAGGTAGGGTTTTGTTTTCAGCACGGGGCGTTATACGACAGTATGACGGTGGGTGAGAACCTGTCATTTCCCTTGAAGCGGAATGCACCCGGATTGAAGAAGCAGGAGATAGAGCGGCGTATTGAGGTGGTGTTGGAGGCGGTGGGATTGGCGCAGACGGCGAACCAAATGCCGGCAGAGTTGTCGGGAGGTCAGCGTAAGCGTATCGGTATAGCCCGTACGCTGATACTGCGGCCGCAGATCATGTTATATGATGAACCAACGGCGGGTCTTGATCCTATTACGTGTACCGAGATCAACAACCTGATCAATCAGGTACAGCGTCGGTTCAATACCAGTTCAATTATTATTACACACGACCTGACCTGCGCGAAAGCGACCGGTGATAATATCGCTGTGATGAAGGAAGGGAAGTTTATTAAAACGGGCAACTTTGATGAGATCTTCACTTCGAATGATGAGCTGATCAGGGAATTTTATGACTATAATTTTATACAATAA